In Neoarius graeffei isolate fNeoGra1 chromosome 17, fNeoGra1.pri, whole genome shotgun sequence, a single window of DNA contains:
- the zgc:152863 gene encoding sushi domain-containing protein 6, translated as MSTHRLSLWPCLHALMGYVVFILTSLPEISTGQNCSHPLIPEHGGFYCKPSPCRGFSPGSRINYFCESRYVLPSHVRHSVCRKGQWRPGIPTCILNPAGHKDEGSDSIPRVATGAVGISIFLLTTTACMVIKSRLYPCQSRRRSSDQVDLMVDGLPVSLPTYEEAVYGSWGQRITPLRGPTQLLLASSENSPLSSLIHSGSSNCTDASNQRTEVPPPYEQTQPRSVEGGNEGEARASHIPLCVEKDN; from the exons ATGTCTACACACCGACTCTCTCTCTGGCCATGTTTACATGCTCTAATGGGCTATGTGGTCTTCATACTGACTTCTCTGCCGGAAATCAGCACAG GTCAGAACTGTTCTCACCCACTTATCCCTGAGCATGGTGGCTTCTACTGTAAGCCTTCTCCatgtaggggcttctctccagggagTCGTATCAACTACTTCTGTGAGTCAAGATATGTCCTGCCAAGCCACGTCCGCCACTCCGTCTGCCGCAAAGGTCAATGGAGACCCGGGATCCCCACATGTATACTTAATCCAG CTGGACATAAAGACGAAGGTTCTGATTCTATCCCGCGCGTGGCTACGGGTGCTGTTGGCATTTCCATCTTTCTTCTCACCACCACAGCCTGCATGGTCATCAAGTCCCGGCTCTACCCTTGTCAGTCTCGAAG GCGATCGTCTGATCAGGTGGACTTGATGGTGGACGGCTTGCCTGTGTCTCTTCCCACCTATGAAGAGGCGGTGTATGGAAGTTGGGGTCAGCGCATCACGCCCTTGCGTGGCCCAACTCAGCTCCTGCTGGCCTCCTCAGAAAACAGCCCCTTATCCTCTCTCATCCATTCAGGTTCCAGTAACTGCACAGACGCTTCGAATCAGCGCACAGAGGTGCCGCCGCCTTATGAGCAGACGCAGCCACGATCTGTGGAAGGCGGTAACGAAGGAGAAGCGCGGGCCTCGCACATTCCACTTTGTGTTGAAAAGGACAACTAA